In the genome of SAR202 cluster bacterium, the window CTCGGCGGCATCTATATCAGCCTCAGCCCAGACCCCCATCACCAAAGCCGCCCTCTCCGGCGCGGGCTTCGCCTTCCTCTCCTTGGGCCTTGTCGTCGCCGCCCGCCGTCGCCGCCCTCTCCCCCTGTCCAGCGACTCCCTCTACGCCTCCCTCGACAGCGTTGCTCGCATAGAAATAAGGGCTAGCTACCTTCGCGCTCTCAAGGTTTTGGCCCGCCGTGGCTTTCCTCCCCGTCTCCCCCACCAGAGCCCCGGCTACTACTTGGAATCCCTCCTGGCTTCGGCCCAAGTCCCCCACGAGTTCGCCGAATTAACCGGCATCGCCTCCCAGGCCCTCTACTCCCCCGACCCGCCCTCCGGCGTCCCTGTCCAACGCGCCCGAATGCTACTGGCGCAGCTCAGAAATCTGCCCCAGTCAAGACGCCGCAGCCATCGCGCCGAGAAATAAGTATTGTTGTCTTTAAGCCTTTCATTGGCCCGGTCTACCAAGAAAGACTAGGCTCTGAGGAAATGTATGGAAACGCAAGCTTCAAAATATAGAGAGAACTGGCACGTTTACACGCGTGAGGGCAACGGCACGACAGACATTGATAACCCTGAATCCTCTTACGAGAAGTACGTGATTGTGCCCAAGGAAGGGGACAACGATCCATCAAAACACGCCTGGGCGGACGCCCGCTTCGCCACTGATATCATGGCTGAGCATGCCCTCTTTTTTGCCCTGCTCATGCCTGAGGAATTGGCGAAGAAACAGCGCAAAGAGGCCCTCGACTTTAACAAGAAGTTCACGGACCTCTACAGAAAAATCGATTCCGAAGGCGTGCCGGAGCACGGCGACCTCAA includes:
- a CDS encoding DUF2935 domain-containing protein, coding for METQASKYRENWHVYTREGNGTTDIDNPESSYEKYVIVPKEGDNDPSKHAWADARFATDIMAEHALFFALLMPEELAKKQRKEALDFNKKFTDLYRKIDSEGVPEHGDLNSFVKKAVEEMKPFIEYKATLGDAQRSGDFRSLVWPLFFDHTRHEAERWTRRLEALAR